TTTTGAAGATTTGGACAAAATCTGTAAGGACGAGAACTCATCCGTAGAGGATACTGTAAAATACCAACCGTAGAGATATGCACTCGGTTGTGTTTTGTATTATTAATGTGATGCGCGTATATTTTGTTGCGTATTTTGTATTAAACTAGTTTATTTTTCTTTGAGTTGTGTGTGTTGTCATGACAAAAACGTAGATATCTAGACTACGCGTGAGTATGGTCGAGCTGTTTATACGGTAGAACCGGACCATCAATGATATGGCCGGACACCCTTATTATTCGAGAAGGTTCTTCAAGAGGTATCCTCCTACCAACGAAAGCTAGAAGACATTTCTTCTGGCGGTAGGTCTGAAATATGCCAAAAGACGTTTGATTTGATTTGCGTCATATTCAGAGTCGTTACAGTgcacaagtatataaaatgaaactTTATTGATGGCTTATACATAGAAATGATTTTAGTACATACATGTTTTGCATTTCTGCCATCCGAGTGGGTGATCAGTCCTCCCGGTTGCAGATAAGTTACACATGATATTTCTTCAAATGAAAGGCGTGCCAAGGGCGTTGTATCGGAACTCCGTCTGGTGTCTCCAGGTGGTATGCACCATAATCAGTTATGTCGACAACCCTGTAAGGTCCCTCCCATCTTGGGACCAATTTTCCGACGTCTTGTTGTCGGCTGGCCTCGTTACTACGTAACACCAGCTCATTTATCCAGTGGCTTAACTTTTTGTCATAGTGGTTTGCGAGTTTTTGCTTCTTTTCGGCTTGCCGGATATGTGCTATCGTCCGCCGTTCTTCTAGAGCATCCAAGTAATCATCTTGTTGTTCATCGAATGTTGTTATTCGGTTGGTTGAGACAAGCACTTCAGCCGGAATAACTGCTTCGGTGCCGTACaccagactgaaaggtgtttcGTTCATACTGTCTTTTGGTGTTGTCCGATGTGCCCATAGACCATAATCGATTTTGGTTCGATCAGCCGGGTTTCCTTCTGTgcagcagttgggggcgggttatgcaactacgtgAGATAAACACGTGGTTAGTTTAGTCCACCTGGGCGAtacggttttttaaaaaaaaaatacttaaaaaTGTAGGGGTTTAGCTAATAAAAGTTAGAAGGGCTGGCCCAGCCTTACCCATTAAATGCTGAAGTATATGATTTGATGATCAAATGCGTAACCGAAGCTTTAGTTTTTGTACTCAGATGTACGCGGCCTATCCAGGATTAGCCCCATGTCCGATTTCGACCCTTCCTCTAACTACTCATGATTACCAGTGAGATTGAACTACTTCTTGTGAGCAAATAGGACGCCTTACCACTAGGTCATCTTAATGATGGTTTGGAATGTGAAACCACGTTAATTATCAATTACAAAGTACCTTGGCATAATCATAGTACCTGCTCAACTGCTCTCAAAACTCAATTTGATCGATTGATATTTTCAAATAGTAAACCAAACTAATTTTTTACATCATAAAATTCATCGACGAGATTATATCTAAAAAACTGATGATTTTATTTATTACTTGACTTGTATTTGCGAATGTAATCAACCCCCAAGGTTCTTACAATTCTTATCAGATCCACGGTTTTAGGTAGATCCTTACAGTAGCTCGTTTGCCACGTTTTTGTTTTTTCAATCCATTTATATTCATAATGTACCTACACTTTCTTGTCTTTTTTGATTATCCAGTTATAGAGTAGGGGATAGATAAGATAGATATCCTCGAAATTGCAAAATATTGTGTTGCGAAGAAGGTTTTATCGGAAGACGTATTGTGATAAATAAGTTTTGGGATATTGCGCTTAATGATCAAGGATTCAAGGCTGAGTTGTACTCGATAAGCTACGTGAAGAAGGTGATTGTGAGTTTCTTCTATAAGGGTATTTCTTAAAGCATAGATTTATCGCTTTCTCGGACCTATTAAGGGTCAACTGGGGTCGGCTGCCCCTACGACCCAAATTTTTTATAGTGTGTCAAAGTTCGACGTTTAGTGTATGCATATATTAAAATTCGACATTTTGCCCCCAGTTTCTTGCTTTTTGTAGGTTTTTGATATTTTGCACCTGTCGAAAAAAATCCCTGGATTTGCCCCGGGTTATATGAGTCCTTTACACAGCATAACCAAGGTTTCTGCATTCTATATATTAAGGTGAATTTCAACCCAATTTGAAAGTAGTATATAGTTACCATGTAATGTGTAGATAGAAACCTGAAACAAATAGTTGAAGTTGGCGATTTCATATAACTGTTAAAGCTTCTTCAAAGGTGAACTTTGAGACCAATTTTAACGCGGCGTCAGAGGGGTCCCGTCAGACCTGCTGGCATTGGGTGACGCCCCCTGACGCCTCTAGTGGGGCGTCACCGGTGACGAAACCGGGGCGTTAGTCAGATTTCTCACGGAAAAAAAATGGCGTCAGGGGTACGTGTCAGATAGCGATTGGCTGGGAAAAAATGCCCATTGGCTAACGGCTATTTtcggttttttttgaattttttttttttaaattctatatatatttatctatataaacTCATACATTCTACAATTTTAACACACCAAATCTCTTTATTTTTCTTTGTTTAGATAACTTTTGTAAATGTATTATTACATTATACAAAGAA
The window above is part of the Rutidosis leptorrhynchoides isolate AG116_Rl617_1_P2 chromosome 1, CSIRO_AGI_Rlap_v1, whole genome shotgun sequence genome. Proteins encoded here:
- the LOC139897684 gene encoding uncharacterized protein → MNETPFSLVYGTEAVIPAEVLVSTNRITTFDEQQDDYLDALEERRTIAHIRQAEKKQKLANHYDKKLSHWINELVLRSNEASRQQDVGKLVPRWEGPYRVVDITDYGAYHLETPDGVPIQRPWHAFHLKKYHV